One Thermodesulfobacteriota bacterium genomic region harbors:
- a CDS encoding pilus assembly protein, which translates to MNAPTILDTGPLVAFLNRRDVHHGWARTRLAELRPPLLTCEAVLSEACFLLRGLPSGPDAALELVARGIVELSYRLAGEVPRLRDLMARYADQPMSLADACLVRMAELNPASAVLTTDGHFRVYRKKGRLAIPIIAP; encoded by the coding sequence GTGAACGCCCCGACGATACTGGACACCGGCCCCCTTGTGGCCTTCCTCAACCGCCGCGACGTGCACCACGGGTGGGCGCGGACCCGACTGGCCGAGCTCCGTCCCCCTCTTCTCACCTGTGAGGCCGTGCTTTCCGAGGCCTGTTTCCTGCTCCGGGGGCTGCCCTCCGGCCCGGACGCCGCGCTGGAACTGGTGGCCCGGGGAATCGTGGAGCTCTCATACCGCCTCGCGGGCGAAGTGCCTCGGCTTCGCGATCTCATGGCGCGGTACGCGGACCAGCCCATGTCCCTCGCAGATGCCTGCCTGGTGCGGATGGCCGAGCTCAATCCGGCAAGCGCCGTGCTGACCACGGACGGCCACTTCCGCGTATACCGCAAGAAGGGCCGCCTGGCCATTCCCATCATCGCCCCCTGA
- a CDS encoding ribbon-helix-helix protein, CopG family codes for MKTLSLKIPDDLDAKLDTAVSRRGGTKSALTRQALEAFLREGERAAQGSVLDLAADLAGSLEGPPDLSCNEDHLEGYGR; via the coding sequence ATGAAGACCCTGTCCCTCAAGATTCCAGACGACCTCGACGCGAAACTCGATACTGCCGTGTCTCGGCGGGGCGGCACCAAGTCGGCCCTGACCCGGCAGGCGCTGGAGGCGTTCTTGCGCGAAGGGGAGCGCGCGGCCCAGGGATCGGTGCTGGACCTGGCAGCGGATCTGGCGGGCAGTCTCGAAGGCCCTCCGGACCTGTCCTGCAACGAAGACCACCTGGAAGGCTACGGACGGTGA